A window of Rufibacter sp. LB8 contains these coding sequences:
- the hscA gene encoding Fe-S protein assembly chaperone HscA produces the protein MAKIAINLTTASIQKEEVIVGIDLGTTNSLVAYMHPEDNVAIAINDQGLGTIVPSVIHFSPQGEVLVGDAAKDYLLTDPANTIYSVKRLLGKSYQDISGHQDAFGYKVIDDNSEGMVKIRVQDKFYSPIELSAEILKELRARAEHALKTPVNRAVITVPAYFNDSQRQATRDAGKLAGLEVLRIVNEPTAASLAYGIGLDPSEEKTIAVYDLGGGTFDISILKIHQGIFEVLSTHGDTYLGGDDMDREIITFWTKQNRLLADIASQDAQISQALRLKAEEAKKTLSSQEKFSAELNGIELILNKHTFETLITPIVDRTLISCKMAMQDAGLQPAQIDSVIMVGGSTRVPLVYQTISDFFGKPANNSLNPDEVVALGAAIQADVLAGNRKDILLLDVTPLTLGIETMGGLMDSIIPRNSKIPTKAGRQYTTSVDGQVNMKISVYQGERDLVKENRKLAEFDLKGIPAMPAGFPKVDVNFILNADGILKVEAIELRSGVKQEVEVKPQYGLTDEQVEQMLMDSITHAREDVNTRMVIEARTTAEQMLYQVERFVQKNGEHLTSEEIELTNRNLQRLKDALPSGDKDTILRAVDTLEEQTSPFAERVMQISIKKAMSGKKIE, from the coding sequence ATGGCTAAAATTGCGATAAACCTGACCACCGCCTCCATTCAAAAGGAAGAAGTAATTGTGGGCATTGACCTGGGCACCACCAACAGCCTGGTGGCGTACATGCACCCCGAAGACAACGTGGCCATCGCGATTAATGACCAAGGCCTGGGCACCATTGTGCCGTCGGTGATTCACTTCTCCCCTCAAGGCGAGGTGTTGGTGGGTGATGCGGCCAAGGACTATCTGCTCACAGACCCGGCCAACACCATTTATTCGGTGAAGCGGTTGCTGGGCAAATCGTACCAAGATATCAGTGGGCACCAAGATGCCTTCGGGTACAAGGTGATTGATGACAACTCTGAGGGCATGGTGAAGATACGGGTGCAGGACAAATTCTACTCGCCCATTGAGCTGAGCGCTGAAATCCTGAAAGAGCTCCGTGCCCGCGCCGAACATGCCTTGAAAACGCCCGTGAACCGCGCCGTGATTACCGTTCCTGCCTATTTCAATGACAGCCAGCGCCAAGCTACGCGGGATGCCGGCAAACTGGCGGGCTTGGAAGTGCTGCGCATTGTGAACGAGCCTACCGCGGCTTCTTTGGCTTATGGCATTGGGCTGGACCCCAGCGAGGAAAAAACCATTGCCGTGTATGACTTGGGCGGCGGAACCTTTGATATTTCTATCCTCAAGATTCACCAAGGCATTTTTGAAGTGCTCTCCACCCACGGCGACACCTATTTGGGCGGCGATGACATGGACCGCGAAATCATTACTTTCTGGACGAAGCAAAACCGCCTGCTTGCTGATATAGCTTCCCAGGACGCGCAAATTTCGCAGGCGCTCCGGTTGAAAGCCGAAGAAGCCAAAAAGACTTTGAGCAGCCAGGAGAAGTTCAGCGCAGAACTGAACGGCATTGAACTGATCCTCAACAAACACACCTTTGAGACGCTGATTACCCCTATTGTTGATCGCACCTTGATTTCCTGCAAAATGGCCATGCAAGATGCCGGTCTTCAGCCTGCCCAAATTGACAGCGTGATTATGGTGGGCGGTTCCACGCGCGTGCCCCTGGTGTACCAGACTATTTCAGACTTCTTCGGGAAGCCCGCCAACAATAGTTTGAACCCAGATGAAGTGGTGGCCTTGGGTGCTGCCATTCAGGCTGATGTTTTGGCTGGAAACCGCAAAGATATTCTGCTGCTAGACGTAACGCCGCTCACGCTGGGTATTGAGACTATGGGTGGCTTAATGGATTCCATTATTCCCCGCAACTCCAAAATTCCCACCAAAGCCGGGCGCCAGTACACCACCTCCGTGGACGGTCAGGTGAACATGAAAATAAGCGTGTACCAGGGCGAGCGTGATTTGGTGAAAGAGAACCGCAAACTGGCCGAGTTTGACCTGAAAGGCATTCCGGCCATGCCTGCTGGCTTCCCTAAGGTAGATGTAAACTTCATCCTGAATGCCGATGGTATTCTAAAAGTAGAAGCCATTGAATTGCGCTCCGGCGTGAAGCAGGAAGTGGAAGTGAAACCGCAATACGGCCTCACCGATGAACAAGTGGAACAAATGCTGATGGACTCCATCACCCACGCCCGCGAAGACGTGAACACCCGCATGGTCATTGAGGCGCGCACCACCGCCGAGCAGATGCTTTACCAAGTAGAACGGTTCGTGCAGAAAAACGGCGAGCATTTAACTTCAGAGGAAATTGAATTGACCAACCGCAATCTCCAGCGCTTGAAAGACGCCTTGCCTTCCGGCGACAAAGACACCATTCTCAGAGCCGTGGATACGCTGGAAGAACAAACCAGCCCCTTCGCGGAGCGCGTGATGCAGATTTCCATTAAGAAAGCCATGAGCGGCAAGAAGATTGAATAG